A window from Temnothorax longispinosus isolate EJ_2023e chromosome 1, Tlon_JGU_v1, whole genome shotgun sequence encodes these proteins:
- the LOC139809145 gene encoding RCC1-like G exchanging factor-like protein isoform X3 produces the protein MLAYRGRKRTQGCKIKTQEETVEELSNNLYILYILRKREMFSAGRSCLLRLTRNVKNLHLDNQKSVPSKPELKTFPIFQYPISQEDDRRVYVWGLAEHGALGELRALRKNNVSYLSKPKRLSFAERYKVTDIACGYGFTAYAVHSSDKNIVYGTGINTDSQLGHNLDEKIPNMVFIPKPITLPLQDISTKVIGMAAGRAHLLILTTEGLFTLGNNAYGQCGRPIILSENYEKSMVVHCIPDVKRNKIIAVTAGQDHSILLTETGEVYTFGWGADGQTGLAHYQNEHRPSLVKGDLAGQRIIKVACAADCVLALSDKGKVYGWGNSEYGQLPVRENSYQINIATELDTQELGHIIDIAAGGSFCMVLNNDGNVYVWGYGILGLGPQVQKVLKPTIIPPTLFGNNIYNRTVKVTNVYCGISQLAALTNSGDLYMWGCNKFGSLGLGHVKDQFFPLRIAVGAQVRKVACGVDHTVTLCKPFI, from the exons TGGAAGAAAACGAACGCAGGGCTGTAAGATAAAAACCCAAGAAGAAACTGTGGAAGAACTGTCAAATAAcctgtacattttatatattttgagaaaACGAGAAATGTTCAGCGCGGGAAGAAGTTGTCTTTTACGACTCAcgagaaatgttaaaaatttgcatttagaCAACCAGAAGTCCGTACCTTCAAAGCCTGAGCTTAAAACTTTCCCAA TTTTCCAATATCCAATAAGTCAAGAGGACGACCGCAGAGTGTACGTGTGGGGTCTTGCGGAACACGGTGCTCTTGGTGAACTAAGGGCATTGAGAAAGAATAACGTTTCGTATCTTTCAAAACCAAAAAGATTGTCCTTTGCCGAGCGATATAAGGTAACAGATATTGCTTGTGGATATGGCTTTACAGCTTACGCTGTGCATTCTTCGGATAAGAATATTGTTTATGGGACTGGCATAAACACAGATTCACAACTTG gtCATAACCTTGATGAGAAAATTCCTAATATGGTATTTATTCCAAAGCCGATAACCTTGCCGTTGCAAGATATCTCGACTAAAGTTATAGGTATGGCTGCTGGAAGAGCACACTTATTAATATTGACGACAGAAGGTTTATTTACATTGGGTAATAATGCATATGGCCAATGTGGCAGACCAATTATATTGAGTGAAAATTATGAGAAAAGTATGGTTGTGCATTGTATACCTGATGTTAAAAGGAACAAAATTATTGCAGTAACAGCTGGTCAAGATCATAG CATACTCTTGACAGAGACAGGTGAAGTATATACATTTGGCTGGGGTGCTGATGGACAAACAGGTCTTGCACACTATCAAAATGAACATCGACCGAGTTTAGTCAAGGGTGACCTAGCAGGACAACGTATAATCAAAGTTGCTTGTGCCGCTGATTGTGTATTAGCTCTTAGTG ataAAGGAAAAGTGTATGGTTGGGGTAATTCAGAGTATGGTCAATTACCAGTCAGAGAAAATAGTTACCAAATAAACATTGCTACAGAATTAGATACACAGGAATTAGGACACATTATAGACATTGCGGCAGGTGGAAGTTTTTGCATGGTCTTAAACA ATGATGGTAATGTCTATGTATGGGGATATGGTATACTCGGTCTTGGACCTCAAGTGCAGAAAGTATTGAAACCAACTATAATTCCTCCTACATTGTTtggcaataatatatataatcgtacTGTcaag GTAACAAATGTATATTGTGGGATTAGTCAATTGGCAGCGCTAACTAATTCAGGAGATTTGTACATGTGGGGTTGCAATAAATTTGGATCTTTGGGATTAGGACATGTAAAAGAtcaattttttcctttaagg ATTGCAGTGGGGGCTCAAGTGAGAAAGGTTGCCTGTGGAGTGGACCATACAGTAACTCTCTGTAAaccttttatttaa
- the LOC139809135 gene encoding uncharacterized protein: MIRLYSWIILFTLGVFAQETIYRSVSSTLKECYENKYLLEKDNRLPHTLNTLIAILQKIEKSESSRDLRTLTVGIMHRFRQDGIEKNPNVIEQSGVLPYRAASQAQKYVVITRFIPEKTDLIRWDNILTDIERCTLHFMLSSSIEIFERGDENTVCRYTDNAYRSARSVTYSNGTYSNTNLDVHDDVETLTPEQIDVITNNKNGVTEHVFHPNALYPELPPNHPKIARYLNLPPLSKCPVENGVIKTRWGPVSAGPLIAGIAAGLQPEFVKLSDVFPEEKNEERKANLSRLLLDNKWMATIAGDLAEITLMQGPTNEKISIGVNGMWNSSAMPRWYFLKSNQKLQFTTAEIRGDIDGLILASEIEALYSKVPTLRLSQILDQYYSSRGLFNSSIRACDRKTLFQTIPKSIMSAQAYTASLVLEEYLHRATINDDRMQEFAAQATDELSRYVGEMNKDLTCQSEMDNFNDVIQVAIDLTIILDTTWSFNAIQPIIADILDNIKINPYNSQFTVINGRDGGIMINTTNSILDIGYYNTTHYTNVTNSGFDLPKSLDKLRILQTKKLNDERNGLGQAKSDVVLIIPYTSSLSSSDKEYCIEQIKQMREKVPDATLLILAYGSIDKWADLVSDPSNDLFSTTAVGDIGGSATIAKLISRIKQVPQRLINTQCGADYSSVGSTNSFIDYIEPATVVSYRLHPNYFFSTESSHVSQIKIKGSGRGNLRVCTSRRFININMTSSSCESINNDVHTVTFSCGDAGLIHLCDPLYLTIIANSSVTNYQCTKPDVCRFAHMIEYTISYENLVCESSASINILNIFVLIISIIYMFL; encoded by the exons ATGATTAGATTATATTCCTGGATTATTCTATTTACTCTTg GCGTTTTCGCGCAAGAAACTATATATCGAAGTGTTTCATCAACTCTCAAAGAATGTTACGAAAATAAGTATCTTTTAGAGAAAGATAATAGATTACCCCATACTTTGAATACATTAATCGCAATTCTCCAAAAAATCGAGAAATCGGAATCAAGCAGGGATTTACGAACCTTAACTGTTGGGATTATGCACAG ATTTCGCCAAGAtggaatagaaaaaaatccaAACGTAATAGAGCAATCTGGTGTATTGCCATATAGAGCAGCTAGCCAAGCTCAAAAATATGTAGTAATAACTCGTTTCATACCCGAAAAAACGGACCTTATTCGTTGGGACAACATACTCACTGATATCGAAAGG TGCACTCTTCATTTTATGCTGTCTAGCAGTATTGAAATCTTTGAAAGAGGGGATGAAAACACGGTATGTAGATACACCGACAATGCTTATAGAAGCGCGAGAAGTGTGACTTATTCTAATGGCACTTATTCCAATACAAATTTGGATGTGCACGATGATGTCGAAACCTTAACACCCGAACAAAT CGATGTTATCACCAATAATAAAAACGGAGTTACTGAACACGTGTTTCATCCAAACGCCTTGTATCCGGAATTACCGCCGAATCATCCGAAGATCGCTCGATATCTCAACCTGCCGCCGCTAAGCAAATGTCCTGTGGAGAATGGCGTTATAAAAACTAG gtGGGGTCCTGTTTCTGCCGGGCCACTAATTGCTGGTATAGCTGCTGGCTTGCAACCCGAATTTGTAAAGCTCTCAGATGTGTTTCCTGAGGAAAAGAACGAAGAGAGAAAGGCAAATCTATCAAGATTATTATTGGATAATAAATGGATGGCAACTATAGCTG GTGATTTAGCTGAAATTACTTTAATGCAAGGCCCTACAAATGAGAAGATTAGTATAGGTGTAAACGGCATGTGGAATTCATCGGCTATGCCCCGTTGGTATTTCTTGAAATCCAATcagaaattacaatttaccACGGCTGAGATTAGAGGTGACATTGACGGATTAATTCTTGCTAGCGAAATTGAAGCCTTATATTCCAAAGTGCCCACTTTGAGACTGTCGCAGATTTTGGATCAGTATTATAGCTCCCGCGGATTGTTTAATTCCTCAATTAGAGCATGCGATCGAAAAACATTATTCCAAACGATACCGAAATCGATAATGTCTGCACAG GCGTACACTGCTTCACTAGTTTTGGAAGAATATCTGCATAGAGCTACAATAAACGATGATAGGATGCAAGAATTTGCGGCACAAGCAACAGACGAGCTGTCTCGTTACGTTG GAGAAATGAATAAGGATTTAACATGTCAATCTGAGATGGACAATTTCAACGATGTTATTCAAGTCGCTATTGATCTGACAATTATTCTCGATACAACGTGGTCTTTTAACGCGATACAACCAATTATTGC aGACATATTGGATAATATCAAGATAAATCCATATAACAGTCAATTTACAGTTATTAATGGTCGTGATGGCGGTATCATGATTAATACTACCAATAGTATTTTAGACATCGGTTATTATAATACAACCCATTATACGAATG TTACTAATAGCGGTTTCGATCTTCCTAAATCACTTGACAAATTACGTATTTTGCAAACAAAGAAATTGAACGATGAACGTAATGGTCTTGGACAAGCAAAATCTGATGTAGTCTTAATTATTCCATATACATCATCTCTTTCAAGTTCCGACAAGGAATACTGTATAGAACAGATCAAGCAGATGCGAGAGAAAGTACCAG ATGCCACATTACTTATATTGGCTTACGGATCAATAGACAAATGGGCAGATCTTGTAAGTGATCCGTCAAATGATTTATTCTCCACAACCGCTGTGGGTGATATAGGAGGTTCAGCAACGATCGCTAAACTAATTTCGAGAATAAAACAAG ttccACAGCGCTTAATCAATACGCAATGTGGAGCCGATTATTCTTCTGTTGGATCTACCAATTCGTTTATCGATTATATTGAACCGGCAACAGTTGTTTCGTACAGACTTCATcctaattatttcttttccacTGAGAGCAGCCATGTTTCTCAGATAAag atcaaAGGATCCGGTCGGGGTAATCTAAGAGTATGTACATCGCGAcgtttcataaatattaatatgacaAGTAGCTCATGTGAGTCGATAAATAATGATGTACATACTGTTACATTTTCCTGCGGTGATGCTGGTTTGATACATCTTTGTGATCCATTATATCTAACAATTATTGCTAATTCTTCAGTTACAAATTATCAATGTACAA agcCAGACGTGTGCAGATTTGCTCATATGATCGAATATACCATCTCCTATGAGAATCTAGTATGTGAAAGTAGTGCAAGCataaatatactaaatattttcgttttaATCATAAGCataatatacatgtttttgtaa